One Hyphomicrobiales bacterium genomic window carries:
- a CDS encoding hypothetical protein (Evidence 5 : Unknown function): MLAEVRRLEWVVYAKPPFGGPEQVLAYLGRYTHRVAIANSRLISMDEDRVAFRWRDYRHHGRAKVMTLDADEFIRRFLLHTLPDGFHRIRHYGFLANGQRAVSTAEQNQATGRRKSRPLSGASGERREGVARPEFPACSVGHF, encoded by the coding sequence GTGCTCGCCGAAGTCCGTCGCCTCGAATGGGTCGTCTATGCCAAGCCGCCTTTCGGCGGGCCGGAGCAGGTGCTGGCCTATCTCGGCCGCTACACCCATCGCGTCGCCATCGCCAATTCCCGGCTGATCAGCATGGACGAGGACCGTGTCGCGTTCCGCTGGCGGGATTATCGCCATCACGGCAGGGCGAAGGTCATGACGCTCGATGCTGACGAGTTCATCCGTCGCTTCCTCCTGCATACCTTGCCCGACGGCTTCCATCGCATCCGCCATTATGGCTTCCTCGCCAACGGCCAACGCGCTGTGTCAACGGCGGAGCAAAATCAGGCCACAGGGCGGCGTAAAAGTAGGCCACTTAGCGGTGCAAGCGGGGAACGTCGGGAGGGCGTAGCCCGACCAGAGTTTCCCGCTTGCAGCGTCGGCCATTTTTGA
- a CDS encoding transposase, translated as MELYLKVRLACSEGMSRRQAAKHFNISRDSVAKMLSYSTPPGYRRRSPVRRPKLDAFVSTIDRWLDEDRQVPRKQRHTAKRVFDRLRDECGFTGGYTIIKDYMREREQRRQEVFVPLAHPPGHAQADFGEAMVVIGGIERKARFFVLDLPHSDACYVRAYPAAVSEAWVDGHIHAFAFFGAVPQSIVYDNDRCLVAKILPDGTRKRAVLFSGFLSHYLIRDRYGRPGKGNDKGSVEGLVGYARRNFMVPIPQFATWDEFNVWLEEQCRKRQHDRLRGENETIGERLQRDLAAMHSLPASPFDACDQASAKVTAQSLVRYKTNDYSVPVAFGHQDVWVRGYVDEVVIGCRGDIIARHSRSWEREDVVFDPLHYLPLIEQKINSLDQAAPLQGWDLPGEFATLRRLMEARMNKHGRREYVQVLRLLESFELADLHAAVKQALHLGAVGFDAVKHLLLCRVERRPPRLDLSIYPYLPKANVETTSAKAYMRLLSTNAGEAA; from the coding sequence CAGCGTAGCCAAGATGCTGTCGTATTCGACCCCTCCGGGCTACCGTCGGCGGTCACCGGTCCGGCGGCCGAAGCTCGACGCGTTCGTTTCGACCATCGATCGCTGGCTGGACGAGGACAGACAAGTGCCGCGCAAGCAACGCCATACGGCCAAGCGGGTGTTTGACCGGCTACGAGACGAATGCGGGTTCACCGGCGGCTACACGATCATCAAGGACTACATGCGTGAACGGGAACAGCGTCGCCAGGAGGTGTTCGTGCCGCTGGCGCATCCGCCAGGCCACGCGCAGGCCGACTTCGGCGAGGCGATGGTGGTGATCGGCGGCATAGAACGGAAGGCGCGCTTCTTCGTGCTCGACCTGCCACATAGCGACGCCTGCTATGTTCGTGCCTATCCGGCGGCGGTGTCGGAGGCCTGGGTCGATGGCCACATCCATGCGTTCGCCTTCTTCGGCGCGGTGCCGCAGTCGATCGTCTACGACAACGACCGCTGCCTGGTGGCGAAGATCCTGCCCGACGGCACGCGCAAGCGCGCGGTGCTGTTCAGCGGCTTCCTGTCTCATTACCTGATCCGGGACCGTTACGGCCGTCCCGGCAAGGGCAATGACAAGGGAAGCGTCGAGGGCCTCGTCGGCTATGCGCGGCGCAACTTCATGGTGCCGATCCCGCAGTTTGCGACATGGGATGAGTTCAACGTCTGGCTGGAAGAGCAATGCCGCAAGCGTCAGCATGACAGACTGCGCGGCGAGAACGAGACGATCGGGGAACGGCTGCAGCGCGATCTTGCTGCCATGCATTCATTGCCGGCTTCGCCCTTCGATGCCTGCGACCAGGCCAGCGCCAAAGTGACGGCGCAGTCGCTGGTGCGCTACAAGACCAACGACTATTCGGTGCCGGTCGCCTTCGGCCATCAGGACGTCTGGGTCCGGGGCTATGTCGACGAGGTGGTGATCGGCTGCCGCGGCGATATCATCGCTCGCCATTCCCGCAGCTGGGAGCGGGAAGACGTCGTCTTCGATCCGCTGCACTACCTGCCGCTGATCGAGCAGAAGATCAATTCACTGGATCAGGCAGCGCCCTTGCAGGGTTGGGACCTTCCCGGGGAGTTCGCCACGCTGCGCCGCCTGATGGAGGCGAGGATGAACAAGCACGGCCGGCGCGAGTATGTGCAGGTGCTGCGCCTGCTGGAAAGCTTCGAACTCGCCGATCTGCATGCGGCGGTGAAGCAGGCCCTGCATCTCGGTGCGGTCGGCTTCGACGCCGTCAAGCATCTTCTCCTGTGCCGGGTGGAGCGCCGGCCACCGAGACTGGATCTGTCCATCTACCCCTACCTGCCGAAGGCGAACGTCGAGACGACCTCGGCGAAGGCCTACATGCGTCTTCTGTCGACGAATGCGGGAGAAGCGGCATGA
- a CDS encoding AAA family ATPase codes for MSAEAPEILLSHYLKTLKLPTFLREYQKLARHCATEGVDHTGYLARLAEREMIERDRRKVERRIKAARFPVVKSLDSFDFAAIPKLNRMQVLELARCEWIERRENVIALGPSGTGKTHVALGLGLAACQKGLSVGFTTAAALVSEMMEARDERRLLRFQKQMAGYKLLVIDELGFVPLSKTGAELLFELISQRYERGATLITSNLPFDEWTETLGSERLTGALLDRVTHHVNILEMNGESYRLAQSRARKAG; via the coding sequence ATGAGCGCCGAAGCCCCCGAAATCCTGCTCTCCCATTACCTCAAGACCCTCAAGCTGCCGACCTTCCTGCGCGAGTATCAGAAGCTGGCCCGGCACTGCGCCACCGAGGGCGTGGATCATACCGGATATCTTGCTCGGCTCGCCGAAAGGGAGATGATCGAGCGGGATCGCCGCAAGGTCGAACGCCGCATCAAGGCGGCCAGATTCCCTGTCGTCAAAAGCCTCGACAGTTTCGACTTCGCCGCTATCCCGAAGCTCAACAGGATGCAGGTGCTGGAACTGGCACGCTGCGAATGGATCGAGCGGCGCGAGAACGTCATCGCGCTCGGTCCCAGCGGCACGGGCAAGACCCATGTCGCCCTCGGCCTCGGCCTGGCCGCCTGTCAGAAGGGCCTGTCCGTCGGCTTCACGACAGCAGCCGCGCTGGTCAGCGAGATGATGGAGGCACGCGACGAGCGGCGATTGTTACGCTTCCAGAAGCAGATGGCCGGCTACAAGCTCCTCGTCATCGACGAACTGGGCTTCGTGCCGCTCTCCAAGACCGGCGCGGAATTGCTGTTCGAGCTGATCTCGCAACGCTACGAGCGCGGCGCAACCCTGATCACCAGCAATCTTCCCTTTGACGAATGGACCGAAACGCTGGGATCAGAACGTCTGACGGGCGCGCTGCTCGATCGCGTCACCCACCACGTCAATATCCTCGAGATGAACGGCGAAAGCTATCGCCTCGCCCAAAGCCGTGCCCGAAAGGCCGGCTGA
- a CDS encoding hypothetical protein (Evidence 5 : Unknown function), with product MSPSGGEPAVNWQADGARRKRGLRRSRYAKTISEAEDWKVEEHEPVHPRLRAERLPLPTRLNR from the coding sequence ATGAGCCCAAGCGGCGGTGAACCTGCTGTCAACTGGCAGGCTGACGGAGCCCGCAGGAAAAGGGGATTGAGGCGAAGCCGTTACGCCAAGACCATCTCCGAGGCTGAGGACTGGAAGGTTGAGGAACACGAACCGGTTCACCCGCGTCTGAGGGCTGAAAGGTTGCCTCTACCTACACGGCTTAACAGGTAG
- a CDS encoding hypothetical protein (Evidence 5 : Unknown function) — MTGFGAYVPFSKSIRRSSRHSPKLSCRRRLSIPSMPGVRAPLDARTIRAASASHFRSAMSRRRRSNRRFGSLSAHAASLCCISLIIKGLHLVWSGNLHSKQLELFPFAMWRVFPTPDYYGNSASMVDIRVNSLGIPTMPSLVHMPDLKRTGEAAGRSLFPCIPQVDADAMAWLHSLHGPGGTYLQLMSAFVRMRFPFSSQSAFFYLLSRVGRGNLSALRRG, encoded by the coding sequence TTGACTGGCTTCGGGGCATACGTGCCCTTCAGCAAATCAATCCGTAGGTCCTCCAGGCACTCGCCCAAATTATCCTGCAGACGTCGCTTGTCCATTCCGTCAATGCCCGGTGTCCGGGCGCCGCTCGACGCCAGAACGATCCGGGCGGCCTCGGCAAGCCATTTCCGATCGGCAATGAGCCGAAGAAGACGATCGAACCGCCGGTTCGGATCGCTTTCAGCCCATGCTGCGAGCTTGTGTTGCATTTCGCTGATTATCAAAGGTCTTCACCTCGTTTGGTCAGGTAATCTGCACTCCAAGCAACTTGAACTGTTCCCCTTCGCCATGTGGCGAGTTTTCCCCACCCCGGACTACTACGGGAACTCCGCCAGCATGGTGGACATCAGGGTCAACTCCCTTGGCATTCCAACCATGCCTTCCCTCGTTCATATGCCGGACTTAAAGCGGACTGGAGAGGCTGCCGGTCGCAGTCTTTTCCCTTGCATTCCGCAAGTTGATGCTGACGCCATGGCCTGGCTGCATTCTCTCCATGGCCCAGGCGGGACATACCTTCAACTTATGTCCGCCTTCGTACGCATGAGGTTTCCTTTCTCCTCGCAATCAGCATTCTTCTACCTGTTAAGCCGTGTAGGTAGAGGCAACCTTTCAGCCCTCAGACGCGGGTGA
- a CDS encoding putative RNA-directed DNA polymerase (Evidence 3 : Putative function from multiple computational evidences; Product type e : enzyme), with protein MIISEMQHKLAAWAESDPNRRFDRLLRLIADRKWLAEAARIVLASSGARTPGIDGMDKRRLQDNLGECLEDLRIDLLKGTYAPKPVKRIYIPKANGKLRPLGIPTLTDRIVQRAMLMVMEPIWESDFHRLSYGFRPERSVHHAVRTVKVQLQDGSTTKGRWIIEGDLASYFDTVQEQVGRISKCGDAMVRAMLYEAANVMMTRCKADNWLKSWALGIARRRGARKAKVALARRLAVVLHRMWSDETEFSIERPAAMNS; from the coding sequence TTGATAATCAGCGAAATGCAACACAAGCTCGCAGCATGGGCTGAAAGCGATCCGAACCGGCGGTTCGATCGTCTTCTTCGGCTCATTGCCGATCGGAAATGGCTTGCCGAGGCCGCCCGGATCGTTCTGGCGTCGAGCGGCGCCCGGACACCGGGCATTGACGGAATGGACAAGCGACGTCTGCAGGATAATTTGGGCGAGTGCCTGGAGGACCTACGGATTGATTTGCTGAAGGGCACGTATGCCCCGAAGCCAGTCAAGCGGATCTATATCCCGAAAGCCAATGGCAAGCTACGACCGCTGGGTATCCCAACCCTGACGGACCGCATTGTCCAGCGCGCCATGCTGATGGTCATGGAACCGATCTGGGAAAGCGACTTCCATCGCCTGTCCTATGGCTTCCGGCCTGAACGCAGCGTGCATCACGCTGTCCGCACCGTGAAGGTGCAGCTTCAGGATGGATCAACAACGAAGGGCCGTTGGATCATCGAAGGTGATCTGGCGAGTTACTTTGATACGGTCCAGGAGCAGGTCGGACGTATCTCCAAGTGCGGCGACGCCATGGTGCGCGCCATGCTCTATGAAGCCGCCAACGTCATGATGACGCGCTGCAAGGCGGATAACTGGCTGAAGTCCTGGGCCCTCGGCATTGCACGCCGACGCGGAGCTCGCAAAGCCAAGGTCGCCTTGGCGCGCCGTCTTGCCGTGGTGTTGCACCGCATGTGGAGCGATGAAACCGAATTCTCCATCGAAAGGCCGGCCGCCATGAACAGCTGA